The DNA sequence GTGCTTTACAAAATCCCCGACGGACTGTTTAACCATATATATCAGTCTCTGCTTTCCACTTCGCAATACATTGACTGGCTGGGCAATGTAGATATGGCGATACCGGCGATTGTGCTGCTGTCTGCCTGGGCGACCTTCCCATTCCAGATGCTGATCTATCTGGCTGGTCTGCAGGAGATCCCGAAAGATCTGTACGAAGCCGCGGAACTTGATGGTGCAAAACCTTTCAAGCGTTTCCTGCATGTGACCTTACCGTGTCTGCGTAACACCAATATTTTCGTCATCATCGTTACCACCATTGGTGCACTGAAACTGTTTACTCAGGTCAACATTCTGACTCACGGCGGACCAAACGGCGCGACCAATACCATCATTCATTACATGTATGAAAACGGGTTTGTGGCGCAAAAAATTGGCTATGCCTCTGCAGTTTCTGTGGCGTTTTTCTTCACAGTAACGGCGATTGCATTGCTGCAACGTTTCCTGATGAAGAATGAGTAGGAGGCAACATGAAATCAGAAACCGTTCAGTTTGTTCCCGCGATTGATGACGCTGTTGCAGGCAAAGGGAGTCAGGCCATGAAATTCCTGGCTGGTTTAAAAAATGTCCGTGTCTGGTGTGGATTACTGCTGTCGCTGTGCGTTCTGGCACCGCTGATGATGATGGTGACGATCAGTCTTAATCCCGATGAAGAGCAGATCATGATCTCCATGGGAACCATCAAGGCATTCATTCCGCATGTGCTCTCGCTGGAGAATTACCGCGAGATCTGGGGCGATCCGAATCAGCCGTTTGCCCGCTACCTGTTTAATACATTGCTCATCGTCTTTACCACGGTATTTATGTCGATTGTAGTGAACTCCTCGGCAGCCTTTGCGCTGGCGTGGGGGCAGGGTGGGTATCGCAAAATCGTGATTGGTGTCGTGGTCGCACTGCTGGCGATTCCAGGAGAAAGTCTGGCGCTGCCGCAACTGCTGATGGTGAGCAAGATGGGCATCATCGACAGTTATGAAGTGCAGATCCTGCCGTTTATCGGCAATGCCATGTCACTGTTCCTGTTCTATCAGTTCTTCACCAAGATCCCGAAAGATCTGATTGATGCAGCCAAGGTCGATGGCGTCAGCCTGTTCAAAACCTATCTGCATATTGGTTTGCCTCTTTCCAAACCCGTGATTGCAACCGTGGCTATTCTGCAATTCCTCGAGTTCTGGAACAGCTACCTGTGGCCGGTCATGGTTACCCGCGGACCGGAATATCGTCCGCTGTCGGTGGCGATGTCAGCCTACTTCGGCAGTAATCAGGCCTACTGGGGCAACATCATGGCGTTTGCGGTGTCGATGGCGATACCGGTCATTATCTTCTTCTTATTTATTCAGCGGCATTTTGTCCAGAGTATTACTGGCAGTGCGGTGAAAGGTTAAGTCTTTATCAGGAGTTGTTATGTTAGCGGAAAAATATTATCGCCCACTGGTTCACTTTACCCCACCTTTTGGCTGGCTGAATGATCCGAATGGCCTGGTTTACAAAGACGGTGAGTATCACCTGTTTTATCAATATCATCCGACCGATAGCGTCTGGGGTCCGATGCACTGGGGACATGCCGTAAGCCGGGATCTGTTGGCGTGGACGCACCTGCCGATTGCGCTGGCACCTGATGCGCTGGGTGTCTGCTTTTCCGGCACGGCGATGGTGGATAAAGGTGATAAATCCGGG is a window from the Tolumonas auensis DSM 9187 genome containing:
- a CDS encoding carbohydrate ABC transporter permease codes for the protein MKSETVQFVPAIDDAVAGKGSQAMKFLAGLKNVRVWCGLLLSLCVLAPLMMMVTISLNPDEEQIMISMGTIKAFIPHVLSLENYREIWGDPNQPFARYLFNTLLIVFTTVFMSIVVNSSAAFALAWGQGGYRKIVIGVVVALLAIPGESLALPQLLMVSKMGIIDSYEVQILPFIGNAMSLFLFYQFFTKIPKDLIDAAKVDGVSLFKTYLHIGLPLSKPVIATVAILQFLEFWNSYLWPVMVTRGPEYRPLSVAMSAYFGSNQAYWGNIMAFAVSMAIPVIIFFLFIQRHFVQSITGSAVKG
- a CDS encoding carbohydrate ABC transporter permease, with product MRRLKNLMPELAMLMPAIVLLTIFVVVPFFMSGYLSFTNEKLIARPIATIWVGWRNYERLFTDPVFWQAVKNTFYFALLVTPLQLAISLGSALLLNSKLPLRTLFRSIALLPLLTPITVIVAIWAVLYKIPDGLFNHIYQSLLSTSQYIDWLGNVDMAIPAIVLLSAWATFPFQMLIYLAGLQEIPKDLYEAAELDGAKPFKRFLHVTLPCLRNTNIFVIIVTTIGALKLFTQVNILTHGGPNGATNTIIHYMYENGFVAQKIGYASAVSVAFFFTVTAIALLQRFLMKNE